In Vicia villosa cultivar HV-30 ecotype Madison, WI linkage group LG7, Vvil1.0, whole genome shotgun sequence, the DNA window tttcaaatatgttgttgttattgttagatGTAATTCATATTCAGTTTTATTTTAGATTTGCATTTGGTTTGTATTTCAGTGACATTTAAGTTTAGTTGTATAAATACTAAAACTTAGTTTTCAATTTTCAGTTTGTTAAGAAAAAGAATCACTTGTAATCGTTTTTTATTTTGAGAAAGAAAGTTAGTTGTAAATctattctctctctcttcttccatcttcatcttcaaccttgtgcaccaacaattagTATCTAGAACTCCGGTTAGATTCACAAGGAAACAGGAGTGTACGTGAGACATGTGTGATTGATTTCCGCTCATTCAACTCATAGTGAATTGAAGATCAGAATAGgtacaaaatcatatttttttgattttgagaGATTGGAAAACACGAGTGTTGGTGAGATCTGGGTGAATTTGCACAAAAACGAAGATTAACGACAGAAATGGTAGCTTGAACACAAAGCTTCCAGTATTTGATGGAAAGAACTGGAATCAGAGGATGATTATGATGCGTGTGTTGTTTGGCGCTAAAGATGTTCTTGATCTCGTCAATGGCAGTTACACGTCGGTTGCAGCAGATGCAACTGAAGTACAGAGAAACGCGCAAAGAGAACTGAGAAAGAATGATCAGAAGGCGATGTTCTATATCCACCAGTTTGTGGAtacgaatgtgtttgagaagatcccTGATTCAAGGACGCTGAAGGCTGCGTGGGACACATTGGTACAGTGCTACGACGGTGATGCATCAATGAAAAAGGTGATCAATGAATCCTTCATAATGGTAACTTAACCTACAAGGTTAGAGATTCTATGAAATATGTTCAATAGATAAAAACAAGTGTGAAGTGATATGAGAATAAACATGTTATTGAACATGATTTCTAGAGCATCCACTAAATTCTTAATAAGATTTATACATTGCGTGGAATGGAGTACCTAATTATACGAGGATTCTAGATAGATTCACCTTTATGAATGTGAAAAAGAGGTCGTTTCCAATTAAATTTCAAGCATAGATACCTAGAGAGTTCACTAAAATTCGGATAGACATGCACGGGTAGTATAACACGAGCTTTTTGAGAATACACTATAAAGAAGTTGTATGTAGGTCTAAAATCAAAGAAGAAGTTTAAGACTACAATCACTCTTGTTAAATCTGAATCTTACTCGATATGTTGAGGTTTAATTCTGTTGACACCTTTGTTGATATACTACTTTATAACGAAGCGTTTAGTGCTATGTCTAAAATCTCTTTTTAAATTCAAGTAGAAAATTGTTGAAATAATTATTGTCCAAGCTAAAGTTTCAACATGGGTATTGAATTGAAAAAACActttaagtcccacattggaaactTTCACTTATTTCAAGTGTTTATATACGGGTAGAAGTGAACAAGGATACCAAAAATTTGAAAACGGAGAGAGTAATGTCAATAACTAATACCATGGGTGGTTCTTACGACCAGCTCAATTTGGGTTGGGTTTTGGCTTATGGCTCAACTTGGTGTTAATCCTTATTTCTTACACTAGAaagcttaatttttttaataagaaacTAAATTCGAAATTTCTTACACTAGAaagcttaatttttttaataagaaacTAAATTCGAAATTGACACATCACCTGTTTCTGTAAGGATTGATTAAACATCTAAGATTGAGCCTAGGATTTAGGAGAGTTGTGTGACCTCTCCCTAAAATTTCTCACACTCAAATTGACTGATCCCACTCTATTACTTCTCAAATCACACCAAAAGCTTTTGATTTTTTCATTCCTCACTCTATCTTTTATGATACCGAACAACTTAATTGAGTTGATCCCGTTCTATTACTtctcaaatcacaccaaaaacttttgatttttttcattCCTCGCTCTATCTTTTATGATACCGAACAACTCAATTGAGTTGTTTTATGTTGTGGACTTCATAGTTGATAGTCTACTTGCATAATTTTAAATAGGGACTCAACATTTTAAAGAAAACAACTAATTACACGACTAAGCCAATAATAAGTCAATTTTAAAACTtcggaaattaaaaaataaataaaatatggcaCAATCACAAGTTTGGCTAATTTGGCTAATCACGCAACATTGAAAACACTAATTTTGGCTAATTTGAATTAATAAGGTGTTGTCGTGTAATAGGGTGTTGTCAGTAGGAGAAGAATGCCTATTAATGAAAAAATTATTGAAGCATCAAAGACAATGTGCCAACCCACAAAAAATGCAAGGTCATGAACCTGTTAACAAACGCTTTGTACATGGTAATTAGATATTCATCATCCAGGTTCTACAGGAGTTTAAAAATTGATAAGCAAAACATGTGATATGCAAATAAACAGCAATAAAATTTCTATTGCATCTTTCTCCAAAAGCCATAAAATATGATAGCAAAATATTATACCAGTGAAACTATAAGCTACTCGGTGCATACAGCATACTATCATTTGTAAGTTGATTCAGCAACATAATTGCCAAATTTTAATTAGAAAGGTTCACCATCACTCCAACAATTGTCTTCATTATTATACTATGATATAATTACTTCATCAAATATTTTATCACCTATATACTAACCACCATGCAATGTTGATATAAAGACCACCACGtctttctcttcaagtgttgtattcagctgaCCGCTTAGCTCCCAATCACAGTCGTTCACAAGGACGAGAACTCCAGGTCTCCTATAACACAAATCACGGACAGGGAAAAAAAGTTCATCCATGTAATGATAATATTACACATTACACATGTGTGTTCAGTTATAGGTAATCAGATATAAGTAATTATGCATGATTCAGATATATGTATAAGCTCACTCAAGGGAACAGCTTTTAACTAATTATGCATGATTCAGGTATATGTATATCATCAAGCTTACACAGTATCTCCTTTTATGAACATTTCAGGCCTCTCCTTAATCAAGTTGGTTTGCACCCAAGAAAGCAATTCTCTCATGGTTAACTGAAAGTATGAAAGAGATAGTATTAAGAATGTCAAGCATAGAAGTGTGctgaaaaaaacaataaaccaataATTTTGAAGTCATATACTACCTTGCCTTCtccattttgttgttcaaattcaACATTGACATGGTGAATCTTCTTGGAGTCACAGAGAAGCTCCAAACCCCCTCTGTATGTTTCAACCATTTTAACAAACCAGACAAAAGTTAAATTTCTAATTCAGATATAGATAACTACAGAAAAAAACAAACGGTTATTTCAGGCTTAAGTGCAAAGACGTTGAATGAACATTAGTTGAGACTTTAGTGTTCACCCACCTAAGCAAACAAATAAGATAAAGTGGTAAAATCTACATCTAAAATAATTGGGTAATTTTAAGCACAGTAGCAATATCAACAATATTGGATTGAGATATCCATATTCCTAGCCATACAAGAGTTTAGGTTTGAATTACTCTTCCGAGtcaaccaaaatacaaaagtCAGTAAtatcaaacataaatcactttacttTGAACTCACTTTTAGTCGGAATCAATTTTTCATAATCAATTCACTCACAATCAATTTGCTTTACAACAGAACTAAACACACGCTACACGAATTGAACTACAAAAACTCAACACTCAATCTGCCAAGGCTCTTAAGTCGACTGATCACATTATTAGGCTCTTCCCAAAATTAAAAATGTTTTGGAAAGACCAAATTTCCACCTACCCTTTCATCCTAAAGCATGTATCTTTTGAAGTTTTCAGCTTTTAGTCTCATTAACTAAAACTATATTCTAAAAATTTCATCTTTTTATTGAATTAGTAAGCTATGTATGAATAAATATGAGGCATAAAATAAGAGAATCTGAAAGAACAAATAAAGCATAACAAGTGAAAATTGAAGAAACGTTACGAGCAGAGAATTGTAATAACAGAACTAACATAAACATACCCGAACTCAAGTGTTAGTTGCATCTTGAATAATGGAGTTTGGGGAGTAAATCTGCAATTTTTCGTGCTCTTGCGACGGTGGCTGCAGCAGAGAGTGTACTCCGATTGGGTGCGACGGTGAGAGGGGAAATTTTCCACGATCGCGGTGAGTTAGGGTTTTATGCTCTGTTTGCGTTTCTTTGGAAAAACATAGGTTGAAACGATGTCGTTTCTtggataaattttttttttgttgaattgtaaaacataaaaatttctggaattattttacaaattaaattttaaaactgttattgagaaaaaaataattcaaaaaatttgtttaaagagagaagaaaatatttacaaaaaattGTTTGAACAATAAAAACTATATATTTATTTggttaatattttaaaatgattatcATTGAAATTTTCTTAAGAAAATGTTTAAGGCTTTATTTGGCTAAGTCATATGGTTGAACTTATAGCTGATAAGCTcgtataataataaaagacatgtTTGGTAACAGACTTTTCattacgagcttatagcttattttactagcttataatttatttttcagacgatatttaaatagcgttttatcttattatagcttatcatttattcttccattaatacctttataaattttaattattttaaatgtgtatttaattattaattaataaatatttttttatgtttacatttatcaattaattaaatcgctaattttatcaaacactttaattagcttatcagctatcaatCATCAGCCATTAGTTATAAGTTATCagccatcagctataagctaGTTTCACCCAACTGCTAATTTTACAAACAGAACCTaacttattgaattaataattttgtttaaataaataTAGTTTTTCAAAAGTGTtatatattttggatttttttaaaaaaataatcatgCTTTACGATAAAATTTCCAAATTACCTTTTACAACTAATTTTTAAAGTATccatgtttaaaacaaacaaaaatatgcgTTAAAAAGTAATAATCAATTCAATTGACGACAACATTGAAAAAGTAAGAGGAGTAATCAATTGAATTGACAACTACACTATGTATAGTCAATCTAATTGGTGACAACATTGCAAAGGTAAGAACAGTAGCCAATTTGATTGGCTACTATGTGTTGCAGTTTTTTTTAGTATACATAGGTGTGTCTTCCACCATTTATTTCACACCTCTTATCAATTTCTCCTTAATTTTTTCTTCACTTGTTCTAACATGCTTACTAAAAGAAATGGACATGTTTGTTTTTCGAGAACTAAGTCTATGATGAAGATGCGTTTTTGGAACATTCGGAATTTTCAGTTAAAGATGATAATGATGTTTGCACTAGATGATATTGTTTTGATTGTTGTAATCTCTTAGATATGTTATGTTAttaagtatttttatttattgtttgtgttgttgttttttttacagGAACAAATTTAACTCATATCATTAACCAAATGAATGTCAATACAAGGAGGTACAACATTAACGAAATTACGtctagaccaagaattggccgccttaacTAAAGAGtcggcaaccatattcgcttgacgcttaataaactttacctcaaagtttgtaACAAGACTCAACAATCTCCGGATagcattaataataatattaaacttcGAATTCCCTGTAACCGCAAAATTAATTCCATGAATTACCACTTGAGAATCGCTTTCGAAAATCAAATTATTCAAGTTCATGGTAATAGCAATGTGAATGGCCTCCTTCAAAGCCAAAGCTTCAACTTCTATGGGTGATGTGATACCTTTATCCCAAGCTACACCTGCAACGATAAATCTCCCCAAATTATCACGAAGGCACCAAGCCCTATTCATAGTTTGGTAGTGATTATTAAAACCTGCATCAACGTTACACTTCAACCACCCTACAGCAGGGGGGGTCCAAACCAGAGGGAACTGAGAATCAATATTCAGGACATGAACATCTTGGACATTAAAACAATCAAACCAATTATAATAAGCTTGAATACCAATTCTCGCAAGATCTTTCCTATTATTATTCCAAACAATATTATTGCGGCTCTTCCAAAGATTCTCTAAAACCATAGCAAATCTCCCAACATCTTTCTTATCCTCCCTACTACAAATATCAAAGATGATAGACTTAGCATCACTAAAtatttgtgttgttgttttaAGCGTATTTATATTCGTTTTGTTGTAACCAAAAGtcattatatatattaaatgccAACACTTCTTACTAAAACCAAAACACCTTAACATCACAACACCAAAATACCTTAACATCATAACACCAAAACATCCATCAAACATATGGCTATCATACACCATAACTATCATTTCTTCTTTTCCCCAACAAAACATTCACACCAATGTTGTCATTCAATTGACTTGGTCGTTCACCAATAATATCATCAACTCAAACAACACAACTCAACTATTATGGTATGGGCAACAAACTCAGTTACGGCGGTTCGTCAATGCACTCATCAGACTACGTAGAATTACAAGAACTTATTCGGAAATCTAGTGATGGTGATGTTTCAAAGATCTCGTTTCAAACGGAGACCGGTACGAAAAAAGGTACTTATGGGGTGTGAAATCGATAACATGTATAGTGAAAAAAATATTTCACATGTaatctaatttaaattaaatattattttggcTTAAATGCAACTTTGATCCCCCTATTTAgccattttcttgattttgatccccccccattttaaaaatcactattttagtcccttttttaagttttatgttCAATTTTGGTCCCCTTTTCAAATTTGGGAGTATTTTTTAATGAGGTGGCGTTATTTTTGCTTATGTGTCAATGTCATgtcattttaatataatttttttaattcattattttattttcttaaaattttctttttaataattaaatatatttagttattttattttacatatttatttatttatttagaaattaaatattacatattcCAAAATATATGTATGGGCCTAAACTCCAACTTTTTAATTAGTGCAGCCCAATCTCTAACATTACAACAAATTAAGTGTAAAAGTATATTATAACATGACACTCCTCCCACTTTGAATGATTTGCTTGACAAATCAAGCAATTTTTTTATAACATGACACTTCTATCCTTAACTAGGAAAGTTGAAAACAAACAAGAAAAGAATACAAAAATATCCAACTCATAATAGTATGAAAGATACAAGTAAAGAATATTCCCGAAACAACTTAAGCTACACTCACCAATTCTATCCTTTTCTTTTCAGTTTTACATGAGAAAAAAGCTAAGGAATTAAAATTGAACAAAAATGATAATCAAGCCAGAAAAGGATGCTTTATCACATGTAAAGttcaacaaaaaaatttgaacaaaaGGAAATTACAATAATGGCATCATTATTCATATGAACGATAGCAATGAATCAAGCCTAGCGCTTCCCTCTTTTCACTTTCTCCAATTCTTCTTCGGCGTCTTTTAACTGGCTTTGTAACGCTGATACTCTACGCTCTAATCGCTCTACTTGGTCGCTACTGCATAACGGTTGATACGGTGTCGTAAAATGTCTTGAAAATGATCTCAGAGCATCAACACCAGTAACCTGTCAAGAAAATGAATTAAGTGATTGTAATCCCACGTGTTAGTGTCGTGCGTCGGTGTTAGAGAGATCGAGAATGCAAAAACTTACCTCTTCGGGAAGAAGTGGTAGCTTAGTAATATTAAAGTCATCATACAACATGTAAAACTGGTCCAAATACTTCTGTTGCATTTTCATTCTTGCTTTAAGTAACTTGGATTCGACATCTGCGGAGGGAAAACAGATTAGCAGGTACtatttaaaagaaaatgcaaAGAAACATAAATGTTTCGGATATAACGAGCATGTTACCTTCATCATCGAAGATTACTTGATTAATGATGATGTTGTGTGTGTCAATCTCAAACTTTGTGAGTTCTTGAACCAATCTTTCGGTTTCATAAAGCGAGAGAAATTCGGGAATGCAAACACAGACAAAGGTTGTCATGTCCTgttaatgaagaaaaataaaataattatgaagtCATTTTGGCATATGAATAATACAAGCCGCAATTCATTGACGAAAAAACAATACAAAACTGAAATTAGATGAAAATCTTACTGGATCTTTGAATTGCCTATTAACTTGTTCAATTACATCCTTCATTCCTTCAAGCTTTCCGAGAATTGCATCTTCACCAAAATCATCACCCATGCCAAACATGCGAGTCATCTGTGATGGAAGTTAAGAAAAGTTGCCAATTACTAAATATTGAAACTGAACTTAGTCAACTTCA includes these proteins:
- the LOC131618374 gene encoding ubiquitin-related modifier 1 homolog 2, yielding MQLTLEFGGGLELLCDSKKIHHVNVEFEQQNGEGKLTMRELLSWVQTNLIKERPEMFIKGDTVRPGVLVLVNDCDWELSGQLNTTLEEKDVVVFISTLHGG
- the LOC131620054 gene encoding uncharacterized protein LOC131620054 translates to MTFGYNKTNINTLKTTTQIFSDAKSIIFDICSREDKKDVGRFAMVLENLWKSRNNIVWNNNRKDLARIGIQAYYNWFDCFNVQDVHVLNIDSQFPLVWTPPAVGWLKCNVDAGFNNHYQTMNRAWCLRDNLGRFIVAGVAWDKGITSPIEVEALALKEAIHIAITMNLNNLIFESDSQVRQANMVADSLVKAANSWSRRNFVNVVPPCIDIHLVNDMS
- the LOC131618375 gene encoding ATPase GET3A-like, with protein sequence MEDQPQGTLQNVLEQESLKWVFVGGKGGVGKTTCSSILSILLASVRSSVLIISTDPAHNLSDAFQQRFTKTPTLVNGFSNLYAMEVDPAVEHDDMGGSDGMDSLFSELAGAIPGIDEAMSFAEMLKLVQTMDYSVIVFDTAPTGHTLRLLQFPSVLEKGLAKMMSLKNKFGGLFSQMTRMFGMGDDFGEDAILGKLEGMKDVIEQVNRQFKDPDMTTFVCVCIPEFLSLYETERLVQELTKFEIDTHNIIINQVIFDDEDVESKLLKARMKMQQKYLDQFYMLYDDFNITKLPLLPEEVTGVDALRSFSRHFTTPYQPLCSSDQVERLERRVSALQSQLKDAEEELEKVKRGKR